A part of Pongo pygmaeus isolate AG05252 chromosome 14, NHGRI_mPonPyg2-v2.0_pri, whole genome shotgun sequence genomic DNA contains:
- the DLEU7 gene encoding leukemia-associated protein 7 isoform X2 yields MASPAPLVASISHQMVALQTLQLLQQEWGWGDGLGVPGNPRDPDHVSTAPARGSGPPRARPGPRREEQGEGVGTRSRRTAARANSPEEEVVRGAEGGAELLPFPRDRRPCTLARMAMRSALARVVDSTSELVSVEQTLLGPLQQERSFPIHLKKYVGTSPTSDLFGGVTYHRR; encoded by the exons ATGGCCAGCCCTGCGCCCTTAGTGGCCTCCATCAGCCACCAAATGGTGGCTCTGCAGACCTTGCAGCTGCTGCAGCaggagtggggctggggggaCGGTCTAGGCGTCCCCGGGAACCCGCGGGACCCAGACCACGTGTCCACCGCTCCAGCCCGTGGCTCAGGCCCGCCGCGGGCCCGGCCGGGGCCCCGGCGCGAGGAGCAGGGCGAGGGCGTGGGGACCAGGAGTCGGCGGACTGCGGCGCGGGCGAACTCTCCAGAGGAGGAGGTAGTGCGAGGCGCTGAGGGGGGCGCCGAGTTGCTGCCCTTCCCCCGGGACCGCAGGCCCTGCACCCTGGCCCGGATGGCGATGCGCAGCGCGCTGGCCCGCGTGGTGGACTCGACTTCGGAGCTGGTCAGCGTGGAGCAGACGCTGCTGGGGCCCCTCCAGCAGGAGCGGTCCTTTCCCATCCACCTGAAG AAGTATGTGGGAACCTCCCCAACATCAGATCTCTTTGGTGGTGTTACTTACCACAGAAGGTAG
- the DLEU7 gene encoding leukemia-associated protein 7 isoform X3, producing the protein MASPAPLVASISHQMVALQTLQLLQQEWGWGDGLGVPGNPRDPDHVSTAPARGSGPPRARPGPRREEQGEGVGTRSRRTAARANSPEEEVVRGAEGGAELLPFPRDRRPCTLARMAMRSALARVVDSTSELVSVEQTLLGPLQQERSFPIHLKLQLLANE; encoded by the coding sequence ATGGCCAGCCCTGCGCCCTTAGTGGCCTCCATCAGCCACCAAATGGTGGCTCTGCAGACCTTGCAGCTGCTGCAGCaggagtggggctggggggaCGGTCTAGGCGTCCCCGGGAACCCGCGGGACCCAGACCACGTGTCCACCGCTCCAGCCCGTGGCTCAGGCCCGCCGCGGGCCCGGCCGGGGCCCCGGCGCGAGGAGCAGGGCGAGGGCGTGGGGACCAGGAGTCGGCGGACTGCGGCGCGGGCGAACTCTCCAGAGGAGGAGGTAGTGCGAGGCGCTGAGGGGGGCGCCGAGTTGCTGCCCTTCCCCCGGGACCGCAGGCCCTGCACCCTGGCCCGGATGGCGATGCGCAGCGCGCTGGCCCGCGTGGTGGACTCGACTTCGGAGCTGGTCAGCGTGGAGCAGACGCTGCTGGGGCCCCTCCAGCAGGAGCGGTCCTTTCCCATCCACCTGAAG